One stretch of Rhodopirellula halodulae DNA includes these proteins:
- a CDS encoding HAD family hydrolase, with translation MSTTETDVASQNAPDESGQRELNFVITSDLAEHYDGLIFDCDGTLTNSMPLHYLAWHETMTRHGIEFPEDRFYAMGGMPSEKIIAVLSSEQGVTIDIDLATAEKEAAFIARIPQVERLNHVTEIAERHRERVPMSVASGGMRDIVADQLRAIGVSDWFSALVGSEDTELHKPEPDVFLCAAERMGVDPTRCLVFEDSPLGFEAARKAGMHWVDVRLNA, from the coding sequence ATGTCCACCACTGAAACCGACGTCGCCTCTCAAAACGCTCCCGATGAATCGGGCCAACGCGAACTGAATTTTGTTATCACAAGCGATCTCGCCGAGCACTACGACGGCTTGATCTTTGACTGCGATGGAACGCTGACCAATTCAATGCCGCTGCACTACTTGGCGTGGCATGAAACGATGACTCGGCACGGGATTGAATTCCCCGAGGATCGTTTTTACGCGATGGGTGGCATGCCCAGCGAGAAAATCATCGCGGTTTTGTCATCGGAACAAGGCGTGACAATCGACATCGATCTGGCGACGGCGGAAAAGGAAGCGGCTTTTATCGCTCGAATTCCGCAAGTCGAACGATTGAATCATGTGACCGAGATCGCGGAACGCCACCGCGAGCGAGTTCCCATGTCCGTCGCCAGCGGTGGGATGCGAGACATCGTGGCGGACCAATTGCGAGCCATCGGGGTCTCCGATTGGTTCAGCGCTCTGGTTGGCAGCGAGGACACCGAACTTCACAAGCCTGAACCCGATGTCTTTCTGTGTGCCGCCGAACGAATGGGCGTCGACCCGACACGATGCCTCGTTTTCGAAGACAGCCCCCTGGGTTTCGAAGCCGCCCGCAAAGCCGGCATGCACTGGGTCGATGTTCGTTTGAACGCTTAG
- a CDS encoding sulfatase family protein, whose amino-acid sequence MSAPWINKGSFAFSLPVCNRLICFCLTFALVGSGFSAFAAEPAAETKASERPMNVLVLYADDWRHDTLGVAGNPIVQTPTLDKLASQGMRFTENCVTTAICGVSRACLFTGQWMASHGCNGFSAFKTPWEQTYPGVLRDNGYYVGHVGKWHNGKFPAEQFDFGRSYYGRHWFEMPDGSKVHVTQRNENDALEFLDSRPKDQPFCLTVAFFATHAEDRSPLQFLPQPESMSLYQDVEIPVPDNANDESFHRLPEFVANEANEGRNRYHWRFDTPEKYQIMMKNYYRLATEVDSTCGRILRELRSQGVLDNTLVIFTTDNGYYHAEHGLADKWYPHQESIRVPLIIRDPRMNKDLHGTTNEDFTLSVDLAPTILSAVGMQTPSSMQGRDLADLYAGDREKSKPWREEFYYEHPTIRDKNFIPRSEALVRKEWKYFYWPEFDREQLFHIATDPHEEKDLANDSAHAAKLQEMRARFKELKDEAATEAKSS is encoded by the coding sequence ATGTCTGCACCTTGGATCAACAAGGGATCGTTCGCGTTCTCTTTGCCCGTTTGCAACCGTTTGATTTGCTTTTGCTTGACGTTTGCTTTGGTCGGGAGCGGTTTCAGTGCTTTCGCCGCCGAGCCTGCTGCCGAAACGAAGGCTAGCGAACGCCCGATGAATGTTTTGGTTTTGTATGCCGACGATTGGCGTCACGACACGCTGGGCGTGGCGGGCAATCCCATCGTGCAAACCCCCACCTTGGACAAGCTTGCCTCGCAAGGAATGCGATTCACAGAAAACTGCGTCACAACCGCGATCTGCGGTGTCAGCCGTGCGTGTCTGTTCACAGGACAATGGATGGCGTCGCACGGATGCAATGGATTCAGTGCGTTCAAAACTCCCTGGGAGCAAACCTATCCTGGCGTCCTTCGCGACAACGGTTACTACGTCGGTCACGTTGGCAAATGGCACAACGGCAAGTTTCCCGCCGAGCAGTTTGACTTTGGTCGCTCGTACTACGGACGCCATTGGTTCGAGATGCCCGATGGTTCCAAAGTCCACGTGACCCAGCGCAACGAAAATGATGCATTGGAGTTCTTGGATTCTCGGCCAAAGGATCAACCGTTCTGCTTGACCGTCGCTTTCTTTGCCACGCACGCGGAAGATCGCAGCCCGCTTCAATTTCTGCCTCAACCGGAGAGCATGTCGCTCTACCAAGACGTTGAGATCCCCGTTCCGGACAACGCTAACGATGAGTCGTTTCATCGGTTGCCCGAGTTCGTTGCGAACGAAGCCAATGAGGGACGCAACCGTTATCACTGGCGATTTGATACTCCGGAGAAGTATCAAATCATGATGAAGAACTACTACCGCCTCGCGACGGAAGTCGATTCCACCTGCGGACGCATCCTGCGTGAACTTCGGTCCCAAGGCGTGCTGGACAACACGTTGGTGATCTTCACGACGGACAACGGTTACTACCACGCCGAACATGGCTTGGCCGACAAATGGTACCCGCATCAAGAAAGCATCCGCGTGCCCTTGATCATTCGCGATCCTCGCATGAACAAAGACTTGCACGGCACCACCAACGAGGACTTCACGCTCAGCGTCGACTTGGCACCGACCATCCTCAGCGCGGTGGGCATGCAGACGCCAAGCTCCATGCAAGGCCGTGATCTAGCGGATCTCTACGCCGGCGATCGAGAGAAATCGAAACCATGGCGAGAGGAGTTCTATTACGAGCACCCAACGATTCGCGACAAGAATTTCATTCCTCGATCCGAAGCGTTGGTTCGCAAGGAATGGAAGTATTTCTACTGGCCCGAGTTCGATCGCGAACAACTCTTCCACATCGCGACCGATCCCCATGAAGAAAAGGACTTGGCCAACGATTCAGCCCACGCGGCGAAACTGCAGGAGATGCGAGCCCGTTTCAAGGAACTGAAAGACGAAGCCGCCACGGAAGCCAAGTCTTCCTGA
- a CDS encoding DUF1552 domain-containing protein, which produces MLIPSRAMSRRRVLRTAGGMAIALPFFEAMGPTLGQQVLARDNDVESTPKRFVAICASLGFHGGHLFPQTAGNDYEATPYLEPLIHHRDKFSLFSGLSHPEQNGNNGHASELTWLTAARRPGLAGFRNTVSLDQLIASRIGLQTRFPYLALTTGGQSLSWTSSGVEIPAQHSPSKLFTAMFVDGKPHEVQQDLDRLRRGRSVLDTVGSRARALKQELGSRDQRKLDEYLSSIRDLESRLQQSEGWVKRPKPNVDAEPVEDIHDKSLAIERQQLMYRIIALALQTDSTRTITFQLAGLNSVPQIEGVQSDWHGLSHHGKDPDKIAELKRIELAEWKAFAEFLDQLQSIEEGTRSLLDQTSVLFGSNLGNASAHDWRNLPILLAGGGYRHGSYVAHDESNNTPLCNLYVQLAQRMGVETDAFGSSTAVGIRGLDESPAT; this is translated from the coding sequence ATGTTGATACCTTCTCGTGCCATGTCGCGTCGTCGAGTCTTGCGAACCGCGGGAGGGATGGCGATCGCGTTGCCGTTTTTTGAAGCCATGGGCCCAACGCTCGGTCAACAGGTTCTGGCTCGCGACAATGACGTGGAATCTACGCCGAAACGCTTCGTCGCCATCTGCGCTTCGCTCGGCTTTCATGGCGGACACTTGTTTCCGCAAACCGCCGGAAATGACTATGAGGCGACGCCTTATCTAGAACCGCTGATTCATCACCGAGACAAGTTCAGCTTGTTTTCGGGGCTTTCTCACCCGGAGCAGAACGGGAATAACGGCCACGCGTCCGAGTTGACTTGGTTGACCGCCGCGCGTCGTCCCGGTTTGGCCGGGTTTCGCAACACGGTGTCGCTGGACCAATTGATTGCCAGTCGCATTGGCTTGCAAACGCGGTTCCCCTACTTGGCATTGACGACCGGCGGGCAATCTCTGTCGTGGACTTCCAGTGGCGTGGAAATCCCGGCTCAACACTCGCCGTCGAAGTTGTTCACCGCGATGTTCGTCGATGGCAAGCCACACGAGGTGCAACAGGACTTGGATCGTCTGCGCCGCGGCCGAAGTGTGTTGGACACCGTTGGCTCACGAGCGAGGGCGTTGAAGCAGGAGCTTGGCAGTCGCGACCAGCGAAAGTTGGATGAGTATCTGAGTTCCATTCGCGATTTGGAAAGTCGTTTGCAGCAATCAGAGGGTTGGGTGAAACGCCCCAAGCCAAACGTGGACGCGGAACCGGTGGAAGACATCCACGACAAATCGCTGGCGATCGAGCGTCAACAATTGATGTATCGAATCATCGCGTTGGCGTTGCAAACCGATTCCACTCGCACGATCACCTTTCAATTGGCGGGACTGAATTCGGTTCCCCAAATCGAAGGCGTGCAAAGTGATTGGCATGGTTTGTCACACCACGGCAAAGACCCCGACAAAATCGCGGAACTGAAACGGATTGAACTGGCCGAGTGGAAAGCTTTTGCTGAGTTTTTGGATCAGTTGCAGTCAATCGAGGAAGGGACGCGAAGTTTGTTGGACCAAACGTCCGTGCTCTTCGGTTCCAACCTGGGCAATGCGAGTGCGCACGATTGGCGGAACTTGCCGATCCTGCTCGCCGGCGGCGGTTACCGACATGGCAGCTACGTGGCTCACGACGAGAGCAACAACACGCCGCTTTGCAATCTGTACGTTCAGTTGGCCCAGCGAATGGGCGTGGAAACGGACGCGTTTGGATCCAGCACCGCAGTCGGCATTCGCGGACTAGACGAATCGCCCGCGACTTGA
- the tnpA gene encoding IS200/IS605 family transposase — MPSTHANILLHAVFSTKNRFKLIRDDWQDELFAYIGGTLREHKANLVKAGGVEDHVHLLFQSHPSFAIADTLRLIKANSSKWINEQRKVPAKFQWQTGYGVFSVSQSVKAAVSRYIDRQREHHAKQSYESEFLQLLDLHCVQYRKEFVFDQELHG; from the coding sequence ATGCCATCAACCCACGCAAACATTTTGCTCCACGCGGTGTTCAGCACCAAGAATCGCTTTAAACTCATCCGAGACGATTGGCAAGACGAGTTATTTGCCTACATCGGTGGTACGCTTCGGGAACACAAAGCGAACCTCGTAAAAGCTGGCGGCGTGGAGGATCACGTTCATCTGCTGTTCCAATCGCATCCGTCGTTTGCGATCGCTGACACACTTCGGCTGATCAAAGCCAATTCGTCAAAGTGGATCAACGAACAGCGAAAGGTACCCGCGAAATTTCAATGGCAAACGGGCTACGGCGTTTTCTCCGTCAGTCAATCCGTGAAGGCAGCGGTTTCGCGATACATCGATCGTCAGCGTGAGCATCACGCCAAACAAAGCTACGAGTCTGAGTTCTTGCAGTTGCTCGATCTCCACTGCGTCCAGTACCGCAAGGAATTTGTGTTTGATCAAGAACTCCACGGTTGA
- the trpD gene encoding anthranilate phosphoribosyltransferase: MPDSVSADSPLSFSGAIEWAQSGKDLSAEQTGSLIDLMLQGTANEDEVGQFLLALREKGEAVSELVGAARAMRQHMTRIDHDHEVLLDTCGTGGSGSGTFNISTAVAILASACGVAVAKHGNRKATSRTGSADVLECLGVRIESEPEQVSKRLNDIGVCFCFAAKLHPAMRHVVSVRRKLAVPTLFNLLGPLCNPAGATHQLLGTSSPDTQTKIAAALAQLDTQRSYVLHAEDGQDEVSLDGSTHCMEVAPGTQSDHTWTPSDFGLTPVHQTALAAADPPESAEIIRNLFAGSPGPHRDTVLAGCAAALQLVGKVQTLPQGVQLAAEAIDSGAANEQLRRLAE, translated from the coding sequence ATGCCTGATTCTGTTTCCGCTGATTCGCCGCTTTCATTCTCCGGTGCCATCGAGTGGGCTCAGTCGGGCAAGGACTTGTCAGCCGAGCAAACCGGTTCGCTGATCGACTTGATGTTGCAAGGCACCGCCAACGAAGACGAGGTCGGGCAATTCCTGTTGGCCCTTCGCGAAAAAGGCGAGGCGGTCAGCGAGTTGGTCGGCGCGGCTCGAGCGATGCGTCAACACATGACTCGGATCGATCACGACCACGAAGTGTTGCTGGACACCTGCGGCACCGGCGGCAGCGGTTCGGGAACCTTCAACATTTCAACTGCCGTCGCAATCCTCGCGTCCGCCTGCGGCGTCGCGGTGGCAAAACATGGCAATCGCAAAGCGACCAGCCGCACGGGATCAGCCGATGTGCTGGAATGCCTGGGCGTCAGAATTGAATCGGAGCCTGAACAGGTCTCCAAACGATTGAACGACATTGGTGTCTGCTTTTGCTTTGCTGCGAAATTGCATCCGGCGATGCGACACGTGGTGTCGGTTCGTCGAAAACTGGCGGTGCCCACACTCTTCAATTTGCTGGGACCACTTTGCAATCCAGCCGGTGCCACCCATCAATTGCTTGGAACCTCGTCACCAGATACGCAAACCAAGATCGCGGCCGCGCTCGCTCAACTGGACACGCAGCGAAGCTATGTGTTGCATGCGGAAGACGGCCAAGACGAAGTCTCGCTCGACGGTTCGACGCACTGCATGGAAGTCGCCCCCGGCACGCAATCCGACCACACTTGGACGCCCAGCGATTTTGGTCTGACGCCGGTGCATCAAACCGCCTTGGCCGCCGCCGACCCGCCCGAGTCAGCCGAGATTATCCGCAACCTTTTCGCTGGCTCGCCCGGACCTCACCGCGACACGGTCTTGGCGGGCTGTGCCGCGGCCTTGCAGTTGGTCGGCAAAGTCCAAACGCTCCCACAAGGCGTCCAGCTCGCCGCCGAAGCCATCGATTCCGGTGCCGCCAACGAACAACTCCGCCGCCTCGCGGAATAA
- a CDS encoding DUF1592 domain-containing protein, translating to MTAELRAGDSPKPTNAVRNFLQTHCADCHADGASEGGLDLDRLGADLSDAAVLDVWIRIHDRVRDGEMPPPDASSLSKSDALKFADAIRGPLEQAHAKQKATVLRRLNRREYENTLNDLFGTEVELESLLPADGRSHEFDNVGETLGISMVHLERYLSAADTVLDAAIAKTVDAPKQHHIDTHYAETREAKTHLGKVWKQLPDGAVVFYQDFGYPDGMLRTSSIPKAGRYRITITGYAHQSDTPIPFYVGAKSFARGSERPTLGYFDMPPLGEDGEPTTVELEAFLDERYMLNIIPYGLVVREYNIRRDGVDGYDGPGLAIRKVTLDGPIQESFPSRGHRLIFDGWQRTEIEPHPPSKREKSWYVPEFQLGSEDVDSAMKATLRRVAEAAMRRRVTSTELQPYVQLFHAELDRESNDEPSAQAADPEEALRTAVAAVLCSPDFLYFREPEGRLDDHALAVRLSYFLNRTFPDDSLRADADAGGLVGNANALIKHARRLLSDPKSTRLVEDFTDAWLNLRDMDQTSPDQKLFPEFDTYLRDSMLEETRSFFAKLLHENRPVTDLIQPDFAMLNRRLAEHYGIEGVEHADVRPVAISRDSLRGGLLGQASVLKVTANGTNTSPVVRGVWVTERLLGIHPAPPPPGISGVEPDIRGAATLRQLLDRHRDEDSCRACHALIDPPGFALESFNPIGGWRERYRSLGEGERVDLQVKNRRVQYRLGLPVDASGELPSGESFDGFQTFRQYLVSQPDQLARTVITKWLTFATGREMGFSDRAGIDALVARSAKTHHRFRDMLELVVTSQIFQTK from the coding sequence ATGACCGCCGAGTTGCGAGCTGGTGATTCACCGAAACCGACCAACGCTGTCAGAAATTTTCTGCAAACCCATTGTGCGGATTGTCATGCGGATGGGGCTAGCGAAGGTGGGTTGGACTTGGATCGGTTGGGGGCAGATCTGAGTGATGCGGCTGTTTTGGATGTTTGGATTCGAATTCATGATCGCGTCCGAGATGGAGAGATGCCGCCGCCGGATGCGAGTTCCCTTTCCAAGTCGGATGCGCTGAAATTCGCGGATGCAATTCGAGGTCCGCTCGAGCAGGCACATGCGAAACAAAAGGCGACGGTGCTTCGGCGACTGAATCGACGGGAGTACGAGAACACGCTGAATGATCTGTTCGGCACGGAGGTCGAATTGGAATCGCTATTGCCCGCGGATGGACGTAGCCATGAGTTCGACAACGTCGGTGAAACGCTTGGGATCTCGATGGTGCATTTGGAACGTTATCTCAGTGCCGCCGACACCGTGTTGGATGCGGCGATCGCCAAGACGGTCGATGCACCAAAGCAACATCACATCGACACGCACTACGCGGAGACTCGCGAGGCCAAGACACATCTCGGCAAGGTGTGGAAACAGCTACCGGACGGTGCCGTCGTTTTCTATCAAGACTTTGGGTATCCCGATGGGATGTTGCGAACCAGCAGCATTCCGAAAGCGGGACGCTATCGCATCACGATCACCGGCTACGCTCATCAGTCAGACACACCCATCCCGTTTTACGTCGGTGCAAAAAGCTTTGCTCGCGGGAGTGAACGACCGACCTTGGGTTACTTCGACATGCCACCGCTTGGCGAAGACGGCGAGCCAACAACGGTCGAGCTGGAAGCATTCCTCGACGAGCGTTACATGTTGAACATCATTCCGTATGGATTGGTGGTTCGTGAGTACAACATTCGCCGCGACGGAGTGGATGGCTATGACGGTCCCGGTTTGGCCATCCGCAAAGTGACGTTGGATGGACCGATCCAGGAGTCCTTTCCATCACGCGGGCACCGACTGATCTTTGATGGGTGGCAACGCACCGAGATTGAGCCACATCCACCGTCGAAGCGAGAGAAGTCTTGGTACGTTCCGGAGTTTCAGCTTGGCAGCGAGGACGTGGATTCGGCCATGAAGGCGACTTTACGACGTGTTGCCGAGGCCGCGATGAGGCGTCGTGTCACCTCCACCGAACTGCAGCCCTATGTGCAGTTGTTTCATGCAGAATTGGACCGTGAATCCAACGATGAGCCATCGGCCCAAGCGGCCGATCCCGAGGAAGCGTTGCGGACGGCGGTGGCTGCCGTTTTGTGTTCGCCAGACTTCCTCTACTTTCGCGAACCGGAGGGAAGGTTGGATGATCATGCTTTGGCGGTTCGGTTGTCGTACTTTCTGAATCGCACATTTCCGGATGATTCGCTGCGAGCGGACGCGGATGCGGGCGGCTTGGTTGGCAATGCAAACGCCTTGATCAAACATGCGCGTCGACTGCTGAGTGATCCCAAGTCGACTCGTTTGGTGGAAGACTTCACCGATGCATGGTTGAACTTGCGGGACATGGATCAGACCAGTCCAGACCAAAAGCTCTTTCCTGAATTCGATACCTATCTGCGCGATAGCATGTTGGAGGAGACGCGGTCGTTTTTTGCCAAGTTGCTTCACGAAAATCGTCCGGTGACGGATTTGATCCAGCCTGACTTCGCGATGTTGAATCGTCGGCTGGCGGAGCACTACGGCATCGAAGGAGTCGAGCACGCGGACGTGCGACCTGTTGCCATCTCGAGAGATTCACTTCGAGGCGGTTTGCTCGGCCAAGCGAGCGTTTTGAAAGTCACCGCCAATGGCACCAATACATCGCCGGTGGTTCGTGGCGTTTGGGTGACCGAACGCTTGCTGGGCATTCATCCGGCACCACCGCCACCCGGAATTTCTGGAGTCGAACCCGATATTCGCGGTGCGGCGACGCTGCGGCAATTGCTGGATCGACATCGCGATGAAGATTCGTGTCGAGCTTGTCATGCGTTGATCGATCCGCCGGGCTTTGCACTTGAAAGCTTCAATCCAATCGGTGGTTGGCGTGAACGCTATCGCAGTTTAGGCGAGGGCGAACGAGTGGATCTGCAGGTCAAGAATCGTCGTGTGCAGTATCGGTTGGGGTTGCCCGTGGATGCTTCCGGAGAATTGCCGAGTGGTGAGTCCTTCGATGGTTTTCAAACGTTTCGACAGTACCTCGTCAGCCAACCGGACCAGTTGGCTCGTACCGTAATCACGAAGTGGCTGACGTTTGCGACGGGACGTGAAATGGGTTTTTCAGATCGAGCTGGGATCGATGCCCTGGTGGCTCGTTCCGCGAAAACCCACCATCGGTTTCGCGACATGTTGGAATTGGTGGTCACCAGTCAGATTTTTCAAACGAAGTGA
- a CDS encoding glucose-6-phosphate isomerase codes for MSLLRFDASGSINDDYGITQAQIDSLKGQMETLRTEMVETDRQQYDSGDVPADKQPLDARFFWLPEELLEAYAEKREESELGRIFKVANGLHDQIDAAVVLGIGGSYMGARAMMEACCDPYHNEMSRASRGSKPRMYFEGNNVDNDASDSLLRRLREGGYGDTDAEKRHAIIVISKSGGTMETAVAFRQFLANLESELGEKADEWLSRLVVPVTGESGKLHDLATEIGCDEIFSVPDGVGGRFSVLSPVGLVPAAFLGLDCMKLLEGASAMNEHFKTADYADNVVLQFVAVNHLLSQHRDKSIRVLSVWSKALESVGLWYDQLLAESNGKEGKGVTPLTTLNTRDLHSRHQQHQQGRNDKVFNNVIVENQRTDSLAVGHSSRNQDTLNDIAEKTLPDIMAAAIKGTNDALHADGRPTTDIILPQIDTHVLGQLFQMLMIATVIEGRLLGINPYGQPGVEQYKTNMNKNLGR; via the coding sequence ATGAGCTTGCTCCGTTTCGACGCTTCCGGATCCATCAATGACGACTACGGAATCACTCAGGCCCAAATTGATTCTTTGAAGGGCCAGATGGAAACCCTTCGGACCGAGATGGTGGAAACCGATCGTCAGCAATACGACTCCGGCGACGTCCCCGCGGACAAGCAACCTTTGGACGCCAGGTTCTTTTGGTTGCCCGAAGAGCTGCTGGAAGCCTACGCCGAGAAACGCGAAGAATCCGAATTGGGACGGATTTTCAAGGTCGCCAACGGTTTGCACGATCAAATTGACGCGGCCGTGGTCTTGGGCATCGGCGGTTCCTACATGGGCGCTCGTGCGATGATGGAAGCATGCTGCGACCCGTATCACAACGAGATGAGCCGAGCCTCGCGTGGCAGCAAACCACGGATGTATTTCGAGGGCAACAACGTCGACAACGACGCCTCGGACTCGCTGCTACGTCGTCTTCGCGAAGGAGGCTACGGCGACACCGACGCTGAAAAACGTCACGCGATCATCGTGATCAGCAAGAGCGGCGGCACCATGGAAACCGCGGTCGCATTCCGACAATTCCTCGCCAACCTGGAGTCGGAACTGGGCGAGAAAGCCGACGAATGGTTGTCACGATTGGTCGTTCCGGTCACCGGCGAAAGTGGCAAACTGCACGACCTCGCGACGGAAATTGGTTGCGATGAAATTTTCAGCGTGCCCGATGGAGTGGGCGGTCGCTTCAGCGTGCTGTCGCCCGTCGGATTGGTCCCCGCCGCGTTCCTCGGTTTGGATTGCATGAAGCTGCTCGAGGGTGCTTCGGCGATGAACGAACACTTCAAAACCGCCGATTACGCCGACAACGTGGTGCTGCAATTCGTCGCCGTGAACCACCTGCTCTCGCAACACCGCGACAAATCCATTCGCGTGTTGAGCGTTTGGAGCAAAGCTTTGGAATCCGTCGGATTGTGGTACGACCAACTGCTCGCGGAATCCAACGGCAAGGAAGGCAAAGGCGTGACACCGTTGACCACGCTGAACACCCGAGACCTGCACAGCCGCCACCAACAACACCAGCAAGGCCGCAACGATAAAGTCTTCAACAATGTGATCGTTGAAAATCAGCGAACCGATTCATTAGCCGTCGGACACAGCAGCCGCAACCAAGACACGCTGAACGACATCGCGGAGAAGACCTTGCCAGACATCATGGCCGCCGCGATCAAGGGAACCAACGATGCCTTGCACGCGGACGGGCGTCCCACGACCGACATCATCCTGCCCCAGATCGACACACATGTGCTGGGTCAGTTGTTCCAGATGCTGATGATCGCCACCGTGATCGAAGGCCGCTTGCTGGGCATCAACCCCTACGGCCAACCCGGTGTCGAACAGTACAAAACAAACATGAACAAGAACCTCGGACGCTGA
- a CDS encoding sulfatase family protein — MTCQMIMRVALAAYAIACLEACVSVEAFAEESAQPNVLILYADDLGFGDLNIQNADSKIPTPNLDQLAREGMRFTDGHSSSGICTPSRYALLTGRHHWREFHGIVNAFGESVFADEQLTMAEMFQQQGYRTAAIGKWHLGWDWDAIKKPDAKTFGEGKKKGYGPDAFDWSKSIPDGPLDHGFDSYFGDTVINFPPYCWIENDRVVKAPDTIMDTAKWKPIKEGNWECRPGPMTSDWDPYQNIPTTTRRGVEFITSQAETDQPFFLYFAFPSPHAPIIPNDEFDGRSGAGPYGDFVCETDDACGQLLRALDRSGQRDNTIVIFTADNGPERYAYARDEKFDHWSSQPFRGLKRDLYEGGHHVPFLIRWPGVTEQGSVCDALVSQVDLYATLAEALSFQVPEGQAHDSKSLMPLLKNAKQKHRQSLVQNTRQGEYALRDGDWLLVDAKSGYVSGRDKAWEAKRQVPSDDKQPHELYDLSVDIGQRDNVAAEYPEKVASMKQLLTRIREDAYPE; from the coding sequence ATGACGTGCCAAATGATCATGCGAGTGGCTCTCGCCGCATATGCGATCGCTTGTTTGGAAGCGTGCGTTTCGGTGGAAGCGTTTGCGGAGGAATCGGCCCAGCCCAACGTGTTGATTCTTTACGCGGATGACTTGGGCTTCGGCGATCTGAACATCCAGAATGCGGATTCGAAAATTCCAACTCCCAACCTGGACCAATTGGCTCGCGAAGGAATGCGGTTCACGGATGGGCATTCCTCCTCAGGGATATGCACGCCGAGCCGCTATGCACTGCTGACCGGTCGCCATCACTGGCGCGAATTTCATGGCATTGTGAATGCGTTTGGTGAGTCCGTCTTTGCCGATGAACAGCTCACGATGGCAGAGATGTTTCAACAACAAGGTTATCGAACGGCAGCCATTGGGAAGTGGCACTTGGGGTGGGATTGGGACGCGATCAAGAAGCCAGATGCAAAGACGTTCGGCGAGGGCAAGAAGAAAGGGTACGGTCCGGACGCCTTTGATTGGTCCAAGTCGATTCCCGATGGGCCATTGGATCATGGGTTCGATTCGTACTTTGGTGACACCGTGATCAACTTTCCGCCGTATTGCTGGATCGAAAATGATCGAGTGGTGAAGGCTCCCGATACGATCATGGACACGGCCAAGTGGAAGCCAATCAAAGAAGGCAATTGGGAATGTCGCCCTGGTCCAATGACGTCCGATTGGGATCCCTACCAGAACATCCCAACGACCACTCGGCGGGGAGTGGAGTTCATCACATCGCAAGCGGAGACCGATCAACCGTTCTTTTTGTACTTCGCCTTTCCGTCACCTCATGCACCCATCATTCCCAACGATGAATTCGATGGTCGATCGGGTGCCGGGCCGTATGGGGACTTCGTTTGCGAAACCGATGATGCATGTGGGCAGTTGTTGCGTGCCTTGGATCGATCCGGACAACGCGACAACACCATCGTGATCTTCACCGCGGACAATGGTCCCGAACGTTACGCCTACGCTCGAGATGAGAAGTTTGACCATTGGTCGTCGCAGCCATTTCGAGGGCTCAAACGCGACTTGTACGAAGGCGGCCACCACGTGCCGTTTTTGATTCGCTGGCCTGGCGTGACCGAACAAGGATCGGTGTGTGACGCCTTGGTTTCCCAAGTCGACTTGTACGCAACGTTGGCGGAAGCGTTGTCGTTTCAGGTGCCGGAGGGGCAGGCTCATGATTCGAAGAGTTTGATGCCCTTGTTGAAGAATGCCAAGCAGAAACACCGCCAATCGTTGGTGCAGAATACTCGTCAAGGAGAATACGCGTTGCGGGATGGCGATTGGTTGTTGGTGGATGCGAAAAGCGGTTATGTCAGCGGTCGCGATAAAGCTTGGGAAGCTAAACGGCAAGTCCCCTCCGATGACAAGCAACCTCACGAGCTCTACGACCTTTCCGTCGACATTGGCCAACGAGACAACGTCGCCGCGGAGTACCCTGAAAAAGTCGCTTCGATGAAGCAGTTGCTCACCCGAATCCGAGAAGACGCCTACCCGGAGTAA